A section of the Marinoscillum sp. 108 genome encodes:
- a CDS encoding STAS domain-containing protein: protein MNYKHTTAGDQLRLVFNGDLIGENNGPELVELVNDSLTKGMKYCLIDISDVRYINSSGIGVLITLLTKFRNKGGELFLIKPSEHVQKLLIITKLQAIFNIVDTEQEALSKIK from the coding sequence CTCAGACTGGTTTTCAATGGTGATTTAATAGGGGAGAATAATGGGCCCGAGCTTGTAGAACTCGTCAATGATTCTCTTACCAAGGGAATGAAGTATTGTCTTATTGATATTTCGGATGTCCGCTACATCAATAGTAGCGGTATTGGAGTTTTAATAACTTTGCTTACAAAATTCAGAAACAAGGGAGGTGAGCTATTTTTAATCAAACCCTCCGAACATGTCCAGAAGCTACTTATTATCACCAAACTTCAGGCAATTTTTAACATAGTAGATACAGAGCAGGAAGCGCTCAGCAAAATCAAATAA